The nucleotide sequence atcccaaaataaatgtttaaagtGATCAAAACAAATTAAGATGCAAAACAGTTTATGGTTAAAACAATACgtagcatattgtttttaaaagtgtgcatgtttttatatatatttcaaagGGGTGTGGTATGTTTCAAATGGGGTGTGGTATATTTCCAATGGGGTGTGGCAGATGTCAAAACTCTTCTGCAGTAGGATACTGTAGACACGAGTGTCCTCAATGAAAAGTGGCTATCGAGGAGGGGACGACACTCTTCTTTGCCTACTAATAAATTGACACACTCCTCGACCACTCATCGGTTTCCGGGTCAcagatgagagaggacagaggagagaggacagaggacggtCTTTTGCCCAAAGGAGAAACCCCCAGATACAGCGTAGGTAAAGAAGAGAGTGATGAAGGAAGGATAaagccctccccctccctctcaccttctcAGCGTTGTAAGTGATGGTGTAGTCAGAGTTGACAAACAGGATGTTCTCAGGTTTGAGGTCAGTGTGGGtcagcttgttgatatggagaacTGCAGAGGGAAACAGATAAACCATGCATCCATCATGATAATACCTGGACAGCCAAGGTGAAACTGCCCAGCGTTGCACTTGCTGCCCATAGTTCCTCTACAGTATGTAGTAGACCAGCGCTATTCAACTCTGACCccacgaggtccggagcctgctgattttctgttctacctgatactTAATTgctctaaatcagtccctgattagagcgGAACTATGAAAAAAGCAGTGAAACTGGCTTTGAGGCCCAGAGTTGAGTTTTAGGCTTGTAGACTGAGCTTCATCAATGAACCAGCGCCCTCTTCTGGTCAAAGAGACCAATACCAGACACAAAACAATCCCTGGTAAGTAATGTCATAGTCTATGGAAGTAGTCACCACCAACCCTGGTTCTGGAGAGCTAGCAGCATGCACATGGGCATACAGATATGTGTGTGACACACTCACAGTTGACAGCGAGGCAGATCTGGTAGGCCATCTGGCGGATGTGATCCATAGAGTACGGCAGGAAGTTGTTCTCCTTCAGGAAGTCAAAAGTGCTGAGGGCTAGCAGCTCCATGGAGATACACACATGACCATGGTAGTCAAACCAGTCCAGCATCTGAACACATTGActgagagcgagaggaggaggggaggagggggagagaagtaAAGAGAAAGCCACAGAAGGTGAGGGAAACAACTTCTCAAACTTTCTACTGGTCCATCAGACTCCGTACTGTTTGTTGTGTGGGTCTTTCTCGTTGATTTTCTCCAGGACATTGATCTCCAGTTTAGCAGCTTGTCTGTACTTCTCCATGTTCTTAATGATCTTCAGAGCTACACGTGccccagccctgagagagagacagagagaacagctagCTAACAACCAGCACACGCTGATGCTCTACGAGTGTGCATGTGTATTTTATAAATGCCTCTCATACCTGTGCCGGTCCACACACGTCACCACCTTCCCAAAGGTGCCCTCTCCCAACAGACTGATAACCTCATCTGATGGGgaagatgaagagatggaggcaTGGGGATTCCATTAAAGACTGGGAAGTAGAGGAGTCTCTTTATGAGAGGGCTCGAAAACATTCACCTATCCTGTCTTTTCAATGTGTGAAGACTAGAGGATAGTGGGAGGGATTAGTAGATGTAAACATAGCCTACATCTCTCTTGTAGAACGTCTCCATTCTGGTAGGCCAGGTGACCATCATCAGGGGCCTTCACATTCTTCCCTGGCCCCTCACTGCTGCTCcgctaggggtcagaggtcaggggtcaagggTTTAGAGGAGGGGACAACAGGGCAAAAGTCATCAGCATTGTTGGACTGAGCCtctcaataacacacacacacagctgacatAACAGCTGCTTAATCATCTAAAATGCTTGTAAGCTGAGGACTAGAGTTGCAAGCCCCCGATGATGTTATCCAATTCCACAGGCTCCTCCTAACTCTTTAAGAAAACAGTCCATTCCTGATGAATGTAATGACTTGGGACTGCCACCTGGAACTGAACTGGTGAACTGAACTGCACTTAAACAGAGTATGCACTAGTGGACTGTCAGTAGTAGACTATGTtatctgtacatacagtacagtggagCCCTaaaccctctccctgtcctgtcctggtatTACGGGCCTAAATGAGAAATGTCATGTGACTGGCTGGCCTACATGAGGCAGCTCTGTGACTATTTCCATCTACATTCTAAGACTGTTATTAATATCAGAACATcacaaggagaaagagggagcgagagagagagagagtgctgagagaaagagagagccagagagaaagagagagagtggtgagaggaagagggagccagagagaaagagtgctgagagaaagagggagcgagagagaaagagagagagtgctgagaggaagagggagccagagagaaagaaagagagagtgctgagagaaagagggagcgagagagaaaagagagagtgctgagagaaagagagagccagagagaaagagagagtgctgagagaaagagggagcgagagagaaagagagagagtgctgagaggaagagggagccagagagaaagagagagtgctgagagaaagagggagcgagagagaaagagagagagtgctgagagaaagagagagccagagagaaagagagtgctgagaggaagagggagccagagagaaagagagagagtgctgagagaaagagagagtgctaagagaaagagagagagtgctgagagaaagagagagtgcgctgagagaaagagagagtgctgagagaaagagggagcgagagagaaagagagagagtgctgagagagagagcgagagagaaagagagtgctgagagaaagagagagccagagagaaagagagagccagagagaaagagagagagtgctgagagaaagagggagcgagagagaaagagagagagagtgctgagagaaagagggagcgagagaaaaagagagagagtgctgagagaaagagggagccagagagaaagagagagagtgctgagagaaagagagagccagagagaaagagagtgctgagaggaagagggagccagagagaaagagagagagagaaagagagagagtgctgagagaaagagagagtgctgagagaaagagagagcgagagagaaagagagagagtgctgagagaaagagagagtgctgagagaaagagggggcgagagagaaagagagagagtgctgagagagagggagcgagagagaaagagagagagtgctgagagaaagagagagccagagagaaagagagagagtgctgagagaaagagggagcgagagagaaagagagagtgctgagagaaagagggagcgagagaaaagagagagagtgctgagagaaagagggagcgagagagaaagagagagtgctgagagaaagagagagccagagagaaagagagagagtgctgagcAGGCAACTTTCTCTGACTTAGAGGGTAGCTTAGAGActgaatgaacacacacacagacactctctctaTGAGTTGTGGTAGAGAGGCAGAaaacaggtagagagagtgaagggTTGCCAGGAATAAAACTCAGCTGTATCAAACGTCACAAAACACAACTAAATGAATTCAAACATTAAGAAAAAGGCAGTGAACATATGAACAGTGCATagcagaggaaaggaggggatggggagagagaaggaaaggagacgatggaagagagaagcagacgaggaagaagaggagggaagatgcAGATGGGTActcacagagaggcagagacagtccAGGAAGCTCTTATACACAGAGTACAACTCTGTCTTCCCCATAACTCAGAAAAGAGAGGGAATTAAGGAGTtaagggaaaagagggagaggaagatccACTGTAGGTAAAGAAGAGAGCGAAGAAGGAAGGATAAAGTCCACAGACAGTGAAACAGGAAAAGGAAAGACGactgaagagaggagacagaaactaatgacagagcaaaaagcagtgcagaggaagacagaactaATAtaagagtgagaaagacagaacAGACAAAGTAAACAGAGGGAAGAGAAAACAGCAAAAACAAAAGGACAGTGGCAGAGGAGACAAAAGTAAGAGAGTGAAGTACGAATGAaacaagatgagagagaaagacagattagATGAACCGATGAAGACGGAACAGAGaagcaaagagagacagaggagaaagtagatagggaaggagagatatgAGAAAGGATacaggagattgagagagagaaagacggttgagacagacagataaggagaaagtagatagggaaggagagatatgAGAAGGATACaggagattgagagaaagagggtTGAGACAGACACTAATAATAACCTTTGGTCACACCCCCCAGGGAAAGTCCTGAGACCAGAATCAagatgtagagtgtgtgtgtgtgtatgagggacATATTTAGTTTCCCTCCCTGACACTCCTGTCACCTCCTTAACCCCGGCACTCTGGCATAGTGCTTTTCTACACCTGTCCTCTGTGTATGCTGTTGAAGAAAAACTTCTTCCAAGGATCAGGCAGAGCTCATTTTCAAGTTAAGATTTTATTCAAGCAATTGCAAGGAAGTTAACTCTCCAGATATAACAGGGAGGAACTtaaacatgtacaaatgacccAGTCATTTATATTCTTCACCGACACAAAGAACtgctttcaacgtggcaccgtcataggatgctacctttccaacaagtcagtttgtcaaacttCTGCCCTGCCAGAGCCGCCCCGGTCAACagtaagtgatgttattgtgaagcggaaacgtctaggagcaacaacaactCAGCTGCtatgtggtaggccacacaagctcacagaacgggactgccgagtgctgaagggTGTAGCGCGTAAAGTGTCTGCCCTCAGtttcaacactcactactgagttccaaactgccatgTAGTGCATCTCTTCACTACAAGCAGATGCAACTTCTGAAACATTTTTTTATGAATAATGTTACCAAGCAGGACTAGACACATCTCTAAGCTTTACACCAAACCAAGTGGGTGGGCTGCTGTTGGGCTGACACAAACTCAGGATTGTACCTTTAAAGTTTGCTGTCTGTGTTTGGTGATACTGACCAGGATGTATGTCGGTTAGTAGATGGATAGGTGTAACAGATCAATATGGGAGCAGTATAGCTTTAATAGGCTAAATGGGCTGCTAGTGTTGTCATTAAGCAGAGAAAGAATGAAGTGGATGTGATTTATCACTTAAACATTCACTTTAGCATTGTAATCGATCAATTTCTGCTTGAAATGATCAGTTAAACTGACTGTTGATCTGGACTGTTATTTAATTCAGTCTGTAGTTACATACAATAAATATATTACCACTTTAACCCCCAACGCTGACCCCTTGCTTTCCACCCAAACTACTGAGCTGAATAACATTCATCTATATCATAGTAAATACAGCCAAACTACTGAGCTGAATAACATTCATCTATATCATAGTAAATACAGCCAAACTACTGAGCTGAATAACATTCATCTATATCATAGTAAATACAGCCAAACTACTGAGCTGAATAACATTCATCTATATCATAGTAAAGTCAAACTACAGCTGAATAACATTCAAACTAAACAAACTACTGAGCTGAATAACATTCATCTATATCATAGTAAATACAGCCAAACTACTGAGCTGAATAACATTCATCTATATCATAGTAAATACAGCCAAACTACTGAGCTGAATAACATTCATCTATATCATAGTAAATACAGCCAAACTACTGAGCTGAATAACATTCATCTATATCATAGTAAATACAGTCAAACTACTGAGCTGAATAACATTCATCTATATCATAGTAAATACAGCCAAACTACTGAGCTGAATAACATTCATCTATATCATAGTAAATACAGCCAAACTACTGAGCTGAATAACATTCATCTATATCATAGTAAATACAGTCAAACTACTGAGCTGAATAACATTCATCTATATCATAGTAAATACAGCCAAACTACTGAGCTGAATAACATTCATCTATATCATAGTAAATACAGCCAAACTACTGAGCTGAATAACATTCATCTATATCATAGTAAATACAGTCAAACTACTGAGCTGAATAACATTCATCTATATCATAGTAAATACAGCCAAACTACTGAGCTGAATAACATTCATCTATATCATAGTAAATACAGCCAAACTACTGAGCTGAATAACATTCATCTATATCATAGTAAATACAGCCAAACTACTGAGCTGAATAACATTCATCTATATCATAGTAAATACAGCCAAACTACTGAGCTGAATAACATTCATCTATATCATAGTAAATACAGTCAAACTACTGAGCTGAATAACATTCATCTATATCATAGTAAATACAGTCAAACTACTGAGCTGAATAACATTCATCTATATCATAGTAAATACAGCCAAACTACTGAGCTGAATAACATTCATCTATATCATAGTAAATACAGCCAAACTACTGAGCTGAATAACATTCATCTATATCATAGTAAATACAGTCAAACTACTGAGCTGAATAACATTCATCTATATCATAGTAAATACAGCCAAACTACTGAGCTGAATAACATCCATCTATATCATAGTAAatacaggcaaactactgagctGAATAACATTCATCTATATCATAGTAAATACAGCCAAACTACTGAGCTGAATAACATTCATCTATATCATAGTAAATACAGTCAAACTACTGAGCTGAATAACATTCATCTATATCATAGTAAATACAGCCAAACTACTGAGCTGAATAACATTCATCTATATCATAGTAAATACAGTCAAACTACTGAGCTGAATAACATTCATCTATATCATAGTAAATACAGCAAACTAAACTACTGAGCTGAATAACATTCATCTATATCATAGTAAATACAGTCAAACTACTGAGCTGAATAACATTCATCTATATCATAGTAAATACAGCTGAGCAAACTACTGAGCTGAATAACATTCATCTATATCATAGTAAATACAGCCAAACTACTGAGCTGAATAACATTCATCTATATCATAGTAAATACAGCCAAACTACTGAGCTGAATAACATTCATCTATATCATAGTAAATACAGCCAAACTACTGAGCTGAATAACATTCATCTATATCATAGTAAATACAGCCAAACTACTGAGCTGAATAACATTCATCTATATCATAGTAAATACAATACAGTCAAACTACTGAGCTGAATAACATTCATCTATATCATAGTAAATACAGTCAAACTACTGAGCTGAATAACATTCATCTATATCATAGTAAATACAGCCAAACTACTGAGCTGAATAACATTCATCTATATCATAGTAAATACAGCCAAACTACTGAGCTGAATAACATTCATCTATATCATAGTAAATACAGTCAAACTACTGAGCTGAATAACATTCATCTATATCATAGTAAATACAGTCAAATGTCAAACTACTGAGCTGAATAACATTCATCTATATCATAG is from Oncorhynchus gorbuscha isolate QuinsamMale2020 ecotype Even-year linkage group LG19, OgorEven_v1.0, whole genome shotgun sequence and encodes:
- the LOC124005452 gene encoding dual specificity protein kinase CLK2-like, which translates into the protein MGKTELYSVYKSFLDCLCLSRSSSEGPGKNVKAPDDGHLAYQNGDVLQERYEVISLLGEGTFGKVVTCVDRHRAGARVALKIIKNMEKYRQAAKLEINVLEKINEKDPHNKHQCVQMLDWFDYHGHVCISMELLALSTFDFLKENNFLPYSMDHIRQMAYQICLAVNFLHINKLTHTDLKPENILFVNSDYTITYNAEKKRDERKVKDTTVRLVDFGSATFDHEHHSTTISTRHYRAPEVILELGWSHPCDVWSIGCILFEYYEGFTLYQTHENQEHLAMMERVRGPLPSTMICKTRKQKYFHCRRLDWNDNSKAGRYVTDHIKPLWRYRLSEAKEHHQFFDLLEKMLEYEPSKRLSLSSALRHPFFLPLRRGSKAWESTWNICR